Sequence from the Atribacterota bacterium genome:
CCATATATTGCACCGGCGCTGTCATCTGGTGCGCTTTCATTATTATCCTTTATGAAGGGAGAATGGCATTATAGTGCCGCATACCTGGGAGGAATATACTGGGGTTCGAGAAATAGACAATCGACTCTTGGCATCGAATGGGAACAATATAATTTTTCTAATGATTTATTCATGAAAATTAAGGAAAACTATTATAAACTTAAAGAAAATGCAAAAATATTGGAGAAATAAGAAGTAAATGAATTCAGAAATAGTTGTTTTAATGCCGGGCAGGGTGTCTGAAAAATTTAACAGTTTTATTAGATCGATAGTGCATGATTATCCAAACAGGATTATAAAAAGAGCAGATATGCTTCCTTCTTTGCAGAATAAAAAGATATTATGGGCGATAGAGTTAAATGAGTGTGGTTTTAATATTTCATTAGAAAAAATGCTGGCAAGTATTTGTCGGAGGGGGAATGAGTCACTAAGAAACTCACAAGCTGTTATAATTATTCAGAGTCCTTTAGAGATTTGGACCAAAAATTATGCTTACCGGATAATTTTTTATACAAATCAATTAGGCTGTCGATATATAGGGCATGCAGTTGTTGAGGCTACAAAAAATATAATAAATTTTACAACCTGGCAAAAACAGTTAAATATGCCCTTAGAAGAAATATATCAAAGAAATAGCATTGATTTAATAAATAGATTATTTAATGAAAAAATGAAAAAAATTGTAAACCCAAAGGTTTTAGTCCTGTATTCTAATCCAAGAAAAACTTCCAATACAATGATGCTCTGGCAAATGGTAAAGAAGTATATTACTGCTAATCAATTTGATATGGAGGAAAAACATGTAGAAAATGGTACCATTGTTGATTGTCGAGGTTGTTTGTATAAAACGTGCAGGCATTATAGTGAAAGAAAAAGTTGCTTTTATGGTGGAATAGTTGTAAAAGAAATATTGCCGGCCATTGAAAAAGCAGATTGCCTGGTATGGCTTTGCCCAAATTATAATGATGCTGTTTCAGCTAAATTAATGGCAGTGATTAACAGATTAACTGTTCTTTATAAGAGAGTTGATTTTTCAAGGAAGAAAATATTTTCAATAATAGTATCCGGAAATTCAGGAAGTGAAAATGTTGCCATGCAGCTTATTGGAGCTTTAAATGTTAATAAAGGCTTTCATCTTCCTCCTTATTTTAGTCTAATGGCAATAGCTAATGACCCGGGTACCGTGAAAAATATCTCTGATATTCAAGAAAAAGCTAAAGAGTTTGCAAATAACATATAT
This genomic interval carries:
- a CDS encoding NAD(P)H-dependent oxidoreductase; this encodes MNSEIVVLMPGRVSEKFNSFIRSIVHDYPNRIIKRADMLPSLQNKKILWAIELNECGFNISLEKMLASICRRGNESLRNSQAVIIIQSPLEIWTKNYAYRIIFYTNQLGCRYIGHAVVEATKNIINFTTWQKQLNMPLEEIYQRNSIDLINRLFNEKMKKIVNPKVLVLYSNPRKTSNTMMLWQMVKKYITANQFDMEEKHVENGTIVDCRGCLYKTCRHYSERKSCFYGGIVVKEILPAIEKADCLVWLCPNYNDAVSAKLMAVINRLTVLYKRVDFSRKKIFSIIVSGNSGSENVAMQLIGALNVNKGFHLPPYFSLMAIANDPGTVKNISDIQEKAKEFANNIYHEINA